The following are from one region of the Anaeropeptidivorans aminofermentans genome:
- a CDS encoding bifunctional 4-hydroxy-3-methylbut-2-enyl diphosphate reductase/30S ribosomal protein S1: protein MEIILAKSAGFCFGVSRAVKMAYENAGENVYTYGPLAHNNDVINDLREKGIKIADSIEGLQADKLILRAHGVGPEVYKSLEERNIEFVDCTCPCVKVIHRKVQKCFNEGFDIIIIGDANHPEIKAINAYADNKSVIIGNMEEAQSAELSIDRKYCLVGQTTFNRNLFEEITDVLKEKLEHLIIYNTICDATRTRQEEALKIAGKVDHMIVLGDKKSSNTTKLYEICKKTCKNTYFIESISELELNIFNSFDKIGITAGASTPPAIIKEAIFRMSELDNNAMNTNQSFEQMLNESLVTLHTGDIVKGTVIQIVNGEVSVNLGYKSDGLIPRGEFSDNPDVNPSEVLKEGDEIEVFVVRVNDGDGNVLLSKKRLEMQKGYTELEEAFNNKTTVKGRVTEVVKGGLIATVKGVRVFIPSSQISGRFVDDLNQFVGKDYNFNVLEFDRQKRRIVAGRKELVQTEEKLKKEAVFNNIEVGQKAEGTVSRLVDFGAFVDLGGADGLIHISEMSWGRVKKASDVLKEGDKVTVSVLNVDKEKGKISLSLKDVIENPWNNISEKYPVGEIVEGKVVRHVPFGAFVELEPGVDGLVHISQIAQKHVVKAEDELKIGEIIKVKVMEVDAENKKISLSKKEVDGIKAEDAPGEETPAEEANPEA from the coding sequence ATGGAAATTATATTGGCCAAATCGGCAGGTTTTTGCTTTGGCGTATCCAGAGCTGTTAAAATGGCTTATGAAAATGCCGGAGAAAACGTATATACCTATGGGCCTTTAGCTCATAATAATGATGTAATTAATGATCTTAGAGAAAAGGGAATTAAAATAGCAGATTCTATTGAAGGGCTTCAAGCAGACAAATTAATCCTTCGCGCCCACGGTGTAGGGCCGGAGGTATATAAAAGCCTTGAAGAAAGAAATATTGAATTTGTAGACTGTACCTGCCCTTGTGTGAAGGTGATTCATAGAAAGGTGCAAAAATGTTTTAATGAAGGCTTTGACATAATCATTATAGGTGATGCCAATCATCCCGAGATTAAAGCCATAAATGCATATGCTGATAATAAAAGCGTAATTATAGGCAATATGGAAGAAGCACAGAGTGCAGAGCTTTCTATAGACCGTAAATACTGCCTTGTAGGTCAGACTACATTTAACAGAAATCTTTTTGAAGAAATAACAGATGTTTTAAAAGAAAAATTAGAACATCTTATAATATACAATACCATATGTGACGCTACCAGAACAAGGCAGGAAGAAGCCTTGAAAATTGCAGGAAAAGTAGACCATATGATAGTACTGGGAGATAAAAAAAGCTCAAATACTACTAAATTATATGAAATATGCAAAAAAACTTGCAAAAACACATATTTTATTGAAAGTATTAGCGAATTAGAGTTGAATATTTTTAATTCTTTTGATAAAATTGGAATAACGGCTGGTGCATCTACCCCGCCAGCAATTATAAAGGAGGCTATATTTAGAATGAGCGAGCTTGATAATAATGCTATGAATACCAATCAATCTTTTGAGCAAATGCTTAACGAATCTCTTGTTACCTTACATACCGGGGACATTGTTAAAGGGACCGTTATACAAATAGTAAACGGAGAAGTTTCTGTAAATTTGGGATATAAATCCGACGGTCTTATACCAAGAGGCGAGTTTTCTGATAATCCTGATGTTAATCCTTCTGAGGTTTTAAAAGAAGGAGACGAAATTGAAGTTTTTGTTGTGAGGGTTAACGATGGAGACGGAAACGTTTTACTTTCAAAAAAGAGACTTGAAATGCAAAAAGGATACACAGAGCTTGAAGAAGCTTTTAATAATAAAACAACGGTTAAAGGAAGAGTTACTGAAGTAGTTAAGGGCGGACTCATAGCAACTGTTAAAGGTGTAAGAGTTTTCATTCCTTCCTCCCAAATATCCGGTAGATTCGTTGATGATCTTAATCAGTTTGTAGGCAAGGATTATAATTTTAATGTGCTTGAATTTGACAGACAAAAACGCCGTATCGTGGCAGGAAGAAAAGAGCTTGTTCAGACAGAGGAGAAGCTTAAAAAAGAAGCGGTGTTTAATAATATTGAAGTTGGCCAGAAGGCAGAGGGCACAGTAAGCCGCCTTGTAGATTTCGGTGCTTTTGTTGACCTTGGCGGAGCCGATGGCCTTATTCATATTTCTGAAATGAGCTGGGGAAGAGTTAAAAAGGCTTCTGATGTTCTTAAAGAAGGGGACAAGGTTACGGTTTCCGTATTAAACGTAGATAAAGAAAAAGGCAAAATTTCTCTTTCTCTTAAAGACGTTATTGAAAACCCATGGAATAATATTTCTGAAAAATATCCTGTGGGAGAAATAGTAGAAGGCAAAGTAGTAAGACATGTTCCTTTCGGTGCTTTCGTTGAGCTTGAACCAGGGGTAGACGGTCTTGTTCATATTTCTCAAATAGCTCAAAAGCATGTTGTTAAAGCAGAGGACGAGCTTAAAATAGGTGAAATCATTAAAGTTAAAGTTATGGAAGTTGATGCCGAAAACAAAAAAATCAGCCTTTCCAAAAAAGAGGTTGACGGAATTAAGGCAGAAGATGCACCTGGTGAAGAGACTCCTGCTGAAGAAGCGAATCCCGAGGCTTAA
- a CDS encoding acetate/propionate family kinase, with protein sequence MKILVMNCGSSSLKYQLIDMENENVLAKGLCERIGIEGSKIKHEGNGKFETEKPMHDHTEAIKMVIDALLDPNHGVIKSIDEVNAVGHRVVHGGEYFSNSVIITEEVKKAIEACNDLAPLHNPPNLMGIYACENLMPGKPQIAVFDTAFHQTMPEKAYLYAIPYELYEKYKIRRYGFHGTSHKYVSDRAAALLGKDKKDLKIVTCHLGNGASVCAVKNGESVDTSMGFTPLEGLIMGTRSGDIDPAVISFLMDKEELKVKDVENILNKKSGVLGLSGVSSDFRDIEGACSEGNKRAEAALQAYYYRVAKYVGEYAAAMNGVDAIVFTAGLGENSADTREAICSYLGYLGVNIDKEKNNCRGKEVNFAAEGSKVDVLVIPTNEELVIARDTKELLDK encoded by the coding sequence ATGAAAATTTTAGTTATGAACTGCGGTAGCTCATCATTAAAATATCAGCTTATTGATATGGAGAATGAAAATGTTCTTGCAAAGGGCCTTTGCGAAAGAATAGGAATTGAAGGTTCAAAAATTAAGCACGAGGGAAACGGTAAATTTGAAACTGAAAAGCCTATGCATGACCATACTGAAGCTATAAAGATGGTTATTGATGCTCTTCTTGACCCTAATCACGGCGTTATCAAGTCCATAGACGAAGTGAATGCCGTAGGCCATAGAGTAGTTCATGGCGGAGAATATTTCAGCAATTCCGTAATTATAACAGAAGAAGTTAAGAAAGCTATTGAAGCATGCAACGACCTTGCGCCTCTTCATAATCCGCCAAACCTTATGGGAATTTATGCTTGCGAGAACCTTATGCCAGGAAAGCCTCAGATCGCTGTGTTTGATACTGCATTCCATCAGACAATGCCTGAAAAAGCATATTTATACGCTATTCCTTATGAATTATATGAAAAATACAAAATCAGAAGATACGGCTTCCATGGTACAAGCCATAAATACGTTTCAGATAGAGCAGCGGCTCTTCTTGGAAAAGATAAAAAGGACCTTAAAATAGTAACTTGCCATTTAGGAAACGGAGCAAGCGTTTGTGCCGTTAAAAACGGAGAATCCGTTGACACTTCCATGGGCTTTACACCTCTTGAAGGCCTTATCATGGGAACAAGAAGCGGTGATATTGACCCTGCTGTTATTTCCTTCTTAATGGATAAAGAAGAACTTAAGGTTAAAGATGTTGAAAACATATTGAATAAAAAATCAGGCGTTCTCGGCTTATCAGGCGTTTCCAGCGACTTCAGAGACATTGAAGGCGCATGCAGCGAAGGAAATAAGAGAGCAGAAGCAGCTCTTCAGGCTTATTACTACAGAGTAGCTAAATACGTTGGAGAATATGCCGCTGCTATGAACGGCGTTGACGCTATCGTATTTACTGCAGGCCTCGGAGAAAACAGCGCCGATACAAGAGAAGCAATCTGCAGCTATCTTGGATACCTTGGTGTAAATATAGATAAAGAAAAGAACAATTGCAGAGGCAAGGAAGTTAATTTTGCAGCTGAAGGTTCAAAGGTAGATGTTCTTGTTATTCCTACCAATGAAGAGCTTGTGATAGCAAGAGATACCAAAGAACTTCTTGACAAATAA
- the plsX gene encoding phosphate acyltransferase PlsX, with protein MDKYIIAVDAMGGDHAPGETVKGSVQALAENNDIKIILLGIEDKIKQELNKYTYDKDRLEIVHTEEIIETEDNPTSAIKQKKDSSMVVGMNLVKEGRAMALVSAGNSGALLAGSTVIIGRIKGVARPALGTLIPNRKGFTFLIDSGANVDCKPQYLLQFAQIGSIYMEKIMGIKDPRVGLINNGSEKGKGNALTKEAYPYLEECETINFIGNVEARDIPMGAVDVAVCDAFVGNIILKYTEGFAKAIMGMIKDEFMSSFMSKMGALMAKGAFKNLKKRFDYSEVGGAPFLGLKKLVVKAHGSSDAKAIKGAVNQAYIFISSSLNESIEEAVREKDDSGETEE; from the coding sequence ATGGATAAATATATTATAGCTGTAGACGCCATGGGGGGAGATCACGCCCCTGGAGAAACGGTAAAAGGCTCTGTACAGGCTTTAGCCGAAAATAATGACATAAAAATAATTTTACTTGGAATAGAAGATAAAATAAAACAAGAGCTTAATAAATATACCTATGATAAAGACAGACTTGAAATAGTTCATACAGAAGAAATTATAGAAACAGAGGATAATCCCACTTCCGCCATAAAACAGAAGAAGGATTCTTCTATGGTTGTGGGAATGAATTTAGTGAAGGAAGGCAGAGCAATGGCTCTTGTTTCCGCCGGAAACTCAGGAGCCCTTCTTGCAGGTTCTACAGTTATCATAGGCAGAATAAAAGGAGTGGCAAGACCTGCTTTGGGAACCCTTATCCCCAACAGAAAAGGCTTTACATTTTTAATAGACAGCGGAGCAAATGTTGACTGCAAGCCGCAGTATCTTCTTCAGTTTGCCCAAATCGGCTCCATCTATATGGAAAAAATCATGGGCATTAAAGACCCAAGAGTGGGCCTTATCAATAATGGGTCAGAAAAGGGCAAAGGAAACGCTCTTACTAAAGAAGCCTATCCCTATTTGGAAGAATGTGAAACCATTAATTTCATCGGCAATGTAGAAGCAAGAGATATTCCTATGGGGGCTGTTGATGTAGCTGTATGCGATGCTTTCGTGGGAAATATAATACTTAAATATACCGAGGGCTTTGCAAAGGCCATCATGGGTATGATAAAAGATGAATTTATGTCTTCTTTCATGTCTAAGATGGGAGCTTTAATGGCTAAAGGCGCATTTAAAAATCTCAAAAAAAGATTCGATTACTCTGAAGTAGGCGGCGCACCTTTCTTAGGACTTAAAAAGCTTGTAGTGAAAGCCCACGGAAGCTCCGATGCAAAGGCTATAAAGGGGGCTGTGAATCAAGCATATATCTTTATTTCAAGCTCTTTAAATGAGAGTATAGAAGAAGCCGTCAGAGAAAAAGACGATTCCGGCGAAACGGAAGAATAA
- the rpmF gene encoding 50S ribosomal protein L32, with amino-acid sequence MSIGPKGKVSKSRGRMRRAQSWKITAPNLVKCSKCGELMVAHKVCKACGSYNKQAVLKVD; translated from the coding sequence ATGTCAATAGGACCAAAAGGTAAGGTTTCAAAATCAAGAGGCAGAATGAGACGTGCACAGTCTTGGAAAATTACTGCGCCAAATCTTGTTAAATGCTCAAAATGCGGTGAACTTATGGTTGCCCATAAGGTATGCAAGGCATGCGGCTCTTATAACAAGCAGGCTGTTTTAAAGGTAGACTAA
- a CDS encoding YceD family protein translates to MVVALELLKGSDKIDIEGRENVELSSLYNLDSSIAEIIIKGSIEKDGPDYLVKAHVDAHINFKCDTCLASSPKVVSFDMEERFSKTLAAYDEDSEIWPIPEDFIDLSSVTMENLYMNMPMKVSCSDGCKGLCPKCGKDLNQGDCDCDKTDIDPRFDVLRSLFRDKEV, encoded by the coding sequence ATGGTTGTTGCGTTAGAGCTTCTCAAGGGTTCAGACAAAATAGATATAGAAGGCCGCGAAAATGTCGAATTATCTTCTTTATATAATTTAGACAGCAGCATAGCTGAAATTATAATAAAAGGAAGTATAGAAAAAGACGGCCCGGATTATCTTGTTAAAGCTCATGTAGACGCTCATATAAATTTTAAATGTGATACTTGTCTTGCTTCTTCTCCAAAGGTTGTTTCCTTTGATATGGAAGAACGGTTTTCAAAGACCCTTGCGGCTTATGATGAAGATAGTGAAATATGGCCTATTCCAGAAGATTTTATTGACCTGTCATCTGTAACAATGGAAAACTTATATATGAATATGCCTATGAAGGTTTCATGCAGTGACGGGTGTAAAGGGCTTTGCCCAAAATGCGGAAAAGACTTAAATCAAGGCGACTGTGACTGTGACAAAACAGATATAGACCCTAGATTCGATGTTTTGCGTTCTCTTTTTAGAGACAAGGAGGTGTAA
- the acpP gene encoding acyl carrier protein produces MEFEKIRAIIAEQLGIDESKITEDTSFSDDLGADSLDVFQIISELEDEFGVEFDNDDAEKIRTVGDAVEYIKKLS; encoded by the coding sequence ATGGAATTTGAGAAGATTAGAGCTATTATTGCCGAGCAGCTTGGTATTGATGAAAGTAAAATTACAGAAGATACTTCTTTTTCAGATGATTTAGGTGCCGATAGCCTTGATGTTTTCCAAATAATTTCAGAGCTTGAAGACGAATTCGGTGTAGAATTTGATAATGATGACGCAGAAAAAATTCGTACAGTAGGCGATGCTGTAGAGTATATAAAGAAACTGAGCTAG
- a CDS encoding BaiN/RdsA family NAD(P)/FAD-dependent oxidoreductase: protein MKSFAVIGGGPAGMVAALEAAKRGLHVTIIEKNEKLGKKLYITGKGRCNLTNDCSEEDFLQNIPTNSVFMYSAIYSFNSKALMDYFEKMSVRLKVERGNRVFPVSEKSSDIIKALEKELRSRNVQIRLHTEALSIESEDGAVKGITLKSGEFIEADAVLIATGGLSYPVTGSTGDGYKFAESFGHKIKPLYPSLVPLKSNEKWIPLLQGLSLKNIELKLFVKDKQVYTGFGEMLFTHEGVSGPLILTASRFLAGKEKEKCKISIDLKPAMDIKELDKRILKDFSEAKNKSFKNSLDNLFPQKLIPIMVMLSGIDGDKKVNEITKEERKALLELIKNFEIKISENAGFNQAVITCGGVSTKEIDPGTMESRLIKGLYFAGEVIDVDGFTGGFNLQVAFSTGYLCGNSV, encoded by the coding sequence ATGAAATCTTTTGCAGTTATCGGCGGGGGGCCTGCAGGCATGGTTGCCGCATTGGAGGCGGCAAAGCGGGGCTTACATGTTACTATTATTGAAAAGAATGAGAAGCTTGGTAAAAAGCTCTATATTACGGGAAAGGGCCGCTGTAATCTTACAAATGATTGCAGCGAGGAGGATTTTTTACAAAATATTCCGACGAATTCAGTTTTTATGTATAGTGCTATCTATAGCTTTAATTCAAAAGCTTTAATGGACTATTTTGAAAAAATGTCTGTTCGTTTAAAGGTTGAAAGAGGCAACAGGGTTTTTCCTGTGTCTGAAAAATCCAGCGATATCATAAAGGCCCTTGAAAAAGAGCTTAGAAGCCGTAATGTTCAGATAAGGCTTCATACAGAAGCGCTCTCTATTGAATCGGAAGACGGAGCCGTAAAAGGGATAACATTAAAAAGCGGAGAATTTATAGAAGCCGATGCTGTTCTGATTGCCACAGGGGGATTATCTTATCCCGTAACAGGCTCTACAGGAGACGGATATAAGTTTGCCGAAAGCTTTGGCCATAAAATAAAGCCTCTGTATCCTTCTTTGGTTCCCCTTAAATCCAATGAGAAATGGATTCCTTTACTTCAAGGCTTGAGCCTTAAAAACATAGAATTAAAACTATTTGTAAAGGACAAGCAGGTATATACGGGATTTGGGGAAATGCTTTTTACCCATGAAGGGGTAAGCGGCCCTCTTATTCTTACTGCCAGCAGATTTTTAGCAGGGAAAGAAAAAGAAAAATGTAAAATATCCATAGATCTAAAACCGGCAATGGATATAAAGGAACTTGACAAAAGAATTTTAAAGGATTTTTCCGAAGCCAAAAATAAAAGCTTTAAAAATTCACTTGATAATCTTTTTCCGCAGAAGCTGATTCCCATAATGGTAATGCTTTCGGGAATAGACGGGGATAAAAAGGTTAATGAGATAACGAAAGAAGAAAGAAAAGCACTGTTAGAGCTTATAAAAAACTTTGAAATAAAAATATCGGAAAACGCAGGATTTAATCAGGCAGTTATAACCTGCGGCGGAGTAAGCACAAAAGAAATCGACCCGGGAACTATGGAATCCAGGCTTATAAAGGGGCTTTACTTTGCAGGAGAGGTTATAGATGTAGACGGCTTTACAGGCGGATTTAATCTTCAGGTAGCTTTTTCTACAGGTTATCTTTGCGGCAATTCCGTATAA
- a CDS encoding lysophospholipid acyltransferase family protein: protein MNLTYFLGKMLAAFYFHTFYNIKITGSGKLPEKSSFIVCSNHINLLDPVVIAVCFNRKVHFMAKESLFKNKFIAFVIRKLGAFPVDRASVGLSTFKDAMKLLKSGKVMGIFSQGTRMSSVDEESAKAGVSLFAVKSESKVVPVGIKSSFKLFSDVSVNIGEPMAFSEYNKKITKEQLEDITKEIMIKIKDLSN from the coding sequence ATGAATTTAACTTATTTTTTAGGAAAGATGCTTGCTGCGTTTTATTTTCATACCTTTTATAATATAAAAATTACAGGTTCGGGAAAGTTACCTGAAAAGAGCTCTTTTATTGTATGCTCGAACCATATAAACCTTTTAGACCCTGTGGTAATCGCAGTTTGCTTTAATAGAAAAGTTCATTTTATGGCTAAAGAATCCTTATTTAAAAATAAGTTTATCGCCTTTGTAATTAGAAAGCTCGGAGCATTTCCTGTGGACAGAGCATCTGTAGGGCTTTCAACTTTTAAAGACGCTATGAAGCTTTTGAAATCCGGTAAGGTAATGGGGATTTTTTCGCAAGGCACAAGAATGAGCTCCGTAGACGAAGAAAGCGCAAAAGCCGGTGTATCTTTATTTGCTGTTAAATCTGAAAGTAAAGTAGTCCCTGTAGGGATAAAATCAAGCTTCAAACTATTTTCAGATGTAAGCGTAAATATAGGAGAACCTATGGCGTTTTCAGAATACAATAAAAAGATTACAAAAGAGCAGCTTGAAGACATAACGAAAGAAATCATGATAAAAATAAAGGATTTGTCAAATTAA
- the aroH gene encoding chorismate mutase, which translates to MRSIRGAISAEENTKENILENTKLLLEEIIKENNLNTEDIISILFTCTKDLTKVYPAVAARGLGIVNAALMCCDELYIEGSMNMCIRVMVNADINVKQSEVQHIYLKEAKKLRPDLAK; encoded by the coding sequence ATGAGAAGCATCCGAGGAGCAATTTCAGCAGAAGAAAATACAAAAGAAAATATTCTTGAGAATACGAAGCTTCTTCTTGAGGAAATAATAAAAGAAAATAACTTAAACACAGAGGATATCATATCCATATTGTTTACATGCACAAAAGATCTTACGAAGGTATATCCTGCCGTTGCCGCAAGAGGGCTTGGCATCGTAAACGCCGCCCTTATGTGCTGTGATGAGCTTTATATAGAAGGCAGCATGAATATGTGCATCAGGGTTATGGTTAATGCTGATATCAATGTAAAACAGTCAGAAGTTCAGCATATATATTTGAAGGAAGCTAAAAAGCTTAGGCCGGACTTAGCAAAATAG
- the rnc gene encoding ribonuclease III — MLSEFMKSINYNFKDTDLLKRAFFHSSYAHESKLDPIYSNERLEFLGDAVLELIISDYLYNFCPKLPEGELTKFRASLVCESSLAKKALTIHIGKYLYLGKGEELSNGRQRESILADTFEAVIGAIYLDGGIEEARKFLWYIFKENIEQGYNFLNSGDYKTYLQEIIQKTNKDGVRYEIIDEKGPDHDKTFVAQVFDDNKLLGEGVGKSKKDAEQNAALNALNAMGIK, encoded by the coding sequence ATGCTGTCAGAGTTTATGAAAAGTATTAATTATAATTTTAAGGATACTGATCTTTTAAAAAGAGCATTTTTCCATAGCTCTTATGCCCATGAAAGCAAGCTTGACCCTATATATTCAAATGAAAGGCTTGAATTTTTAGGGGATGCGGTTTTGGAGCTGATTATAAGCGATTATTTATATAATTTTTGTCCCAAACTTCCTGAGGGGGAGCTTACTAAATTCAGGGCAAGCCTGGTATGCGAAAGTTCTCTTGCGAAAAAAGCCTTAACAATTCATATAGGAAAGTATCTTTACCTTGGAAAGGGTGAGGAGCTGAGTAATGGAAGACAAAGAGAATCTATACTGGCAGACACCTTTGAGGCGGTAATAGGGGCCATATATCTTGACGGTGGAATAGAAGAAGCAAGAAAGTTTCTCTGGTATATATTTAAGGAGAACATAGAGCAAGGATATAATTTCCTAAACTCCGGTGATTATAAAACATATCTTCAAGAGATTATTCAGAAAACCAATAAAGACGGTGTCCGGTATGAAATTATAGATGAAAAAGGTCCGGACCATGATAAAACTTTTGTAGCGCAGGTTTTTGACGACAATAAGCTTTTAGGCGAAGGTGTCGGAAAAAGCAAAAAAGATGCCGAGCAGAATGCTGCATTAAATGCACTGAATGCTATGGGCATTAAATAA
- the cmk gene encoding (d)CMP kinase: MGFSIAIDGPSGAGKSTAAKGLARELGFVYIDTGAMYRAVAYFLMNNEIDLDEKAEIIEALENIVLDIKYIDKNQHIFLNGNDVTAEIRSRAVSENASRVSAVREVRQKLVSIQRKMAEGLNVVMDGRDIGTVVLPNADIKIYLTASVKKRAERRLLELLEKGTSATLEDIKADIEKRDKRDMTREESPLKQAEDAIVIDCGNMSAKEVIGEMLNLVKQAYSNKK, from the coding sequence ATGGGTTTTTCTATAGCAATTGATGGGCCTAGCGGAGCAGGGAAAAGTACGGCGGCAAAAGGGCTTGCCAGAGAGCTTGGCTTTGTTTATATAGATACAGGGGCAATGTATAGGGCAGTTGCATATTTTCTTATGAATAATGAAATAGATTTGGACGAGAAGGCCGAAATCATTGAAGCCCTTGAAAACATAGTGCTTGATATAAAATATATAGATAAAAATCAGCATATTTTTTTGAATGGAAATGATGTTACCGCAGAAATTCGTTCGAGAGCGGTTTCTGAAAACGCATCAAGGGTTTCCGCCGTAAGAGAGGTAAGGCAGAAGCTGGTCTCTATTCAAAGAAAAATGGCTGAAGGCTTAAACGTAGTAATGGACGGAAGAGATATAGGAACCGTCGTTCTTCCCAATGCAGATATAAAGATATATCTTACGGCAAGCGTTAAGAAAAGAGCCGAAAGAAGGCTTTTGGAGCTTCTTGAAAAGGGAACAAGCGCTACCTTGGAGGATATAAAGGCTGATATTGAAAAAAGGGACAAAAGAGATATGACAAGAGAAGAAAGCCCTTTAAAGCAGGCAGAAGACGCAATCGTTATAGACTGCGGAAATATGAGTGCAAAAGAAGTAATAGGAGAAATGCTTAATCTTGTAAAACAGGCTTACAGTAATAAAAAATAA
- a CDS encoding MurR/RpiR family transcriptional regulator produces MPYKDLLTIIEERFPKLSKGQKRIGNYLLNHYEKAVSLTASRLGEVIGVSESTVVRFAVELGYEGYPELQKALKDVLKNKLTSQQRIEVSSDILFKDNSNILRSVLKGDIERINTTLTEIDYEAFELSVESILNAKRVYIVGGRSAGSLANYFYFYLNLMHENVVMVDSSNVSDVFEQIFRITKDDVLIGISFPRYSLSTIKAVQFAMERKATTIGITDNTNSPISKYSQYVLTAKTGMVSFVDSIVAPMSIISAMLIAISVKKKDQLYNDFDMLEGIWKKNQIYSSGPDIEGDL; encoded by the coding sequence ATGCCCTATAAGGATTTATTGACAATTATAGAAGAAAGGTTCCCTAAGCTTTCAAAGGGGCAAAAAAGAATAGGAAACTATCTTCTAAACCATTATGAAAAGGCAGTTTCTCTTACGGCTTCAAGGCTTGGCGAGGTTATAGGCGTAAGCGAATCTACTGTCGTAAGATTTGCCGTTGAACTTGGATACGAGGGGTATCCAGAGCTTCAAAAGGCCCTTAAAGACGTTTTAAAGAATAAGCTTACTTCTCAGCAGAGAATAGAGGTTTCTTCCGATATTTTATTTAAAGATAACAGCAATATCCTCCGTTCTGTTTTAAAAGGAGACATTGAAAGAATCAATACTACCCTTACTGAAATAGATTATGAGGCCTTTGAGCTTTCTGTTGAAAGTATTTTAAATGCCAAAAGGGTATATATCGTAGGCGGAAGAAGTGCAGGTTCTTTGGCTAATTATTTTTACTTTTATCTTAATCTTATGCATGAAAATGTAGTCATGGTGGATTCCAGCAACGTAAGCGATGTTTTTGAGCAGATATTCAGAATAACAAAAGATGATGTTTTGATAGGCATAAGTTTCCCCAGATATTCCTTAAGCACCATTAAGGCTGTTCAGTTTGCCATGGAAAGAAAGGCTACTACCATAGGGATAACGGACAATACAAATTCTCCTATATCTAAATATTCCCAGTATGTGCTTACGGCTAAAACAGGCATGGTCAGCTTTGTAGATTCTATTGTTGCGCCTATGAGCATTATAAGCGCAATGCTTATTGCTATTTCCGTAAAGAAAAAAGACCAGCTTTATAATGATTTTGATATGCTGGAAGGCATATGGAAGAAAAATCAAATATACTCATCAGGACCTGATATTGAAGGTGACTTATAA
- the pta gene encoding phosphate acetyltransferase, protein MNFLDSIKQRAKADKKTIVLPETADMRTIEAAHKVLKEELANLILIGNKEEIIKKSPDFDLNGASFIDPNDYDNMQSLISSLVEIRKSKGMTEDEAKKLLMENPLYLGVMLVKAGIADGMVAGAANATADVLRPSLQILKTAPGTKLVSAFFVIVVPDCEYGENGVFIFADSGLVQNPNAEELAAIAQSSAKSFEVLVQAEPVVGMLSHSTKGSAKHPDVDKVVEATKIAKAESPDLKLDGEFQLDAAIVPSIGKSKAPGSDVAGKANVLVFPDLDSGNIGYKLAQRLAKAEAYGPITQGIAKPVNDLSRGCSADDIVGVVAITAVQAGN, encoded by the coding sequence TTGAATTTTCTCGATTCAATAAAGCAAAGAGCGAAAGCAGACAAGAAAACCATAGTTCTTCCTGAAACAGCCGATATGAGAACCATAGAGGCAGCTCATAAGGTTTTAAAAGAGGAATTAGCAAACCTTATTTTAATTGGAAATAAGGAAGAGATCATTAAAAAGTCTCCTGATTTTGATTTAAACGGGGCAAGCTTTATAGACCCTAATGATTATGACAATATGCAAAGCCTTATATCTTCTCTTGTGGAAATAAGAAAATCCAAGGGGATGACAGAAGATGAGGCAAAAAAGCTTCTTATGGAAAATCCGCTCTATCTCGGGGTTATGCTTGTTAAGGCGGGAATAGCCGACGGTATGGTTGCAGGCGCGGCGAATGCCACGGCAGATGTTTTAAGACCTTCACTTCAAATATTAAAAACTGCCCCGGGAACAAAGCTTGTTTCAGCATTTTTCGTTATCGTTGTGCCTGACTGTGAATACGGTGAAAACGGCGTGTTTATATTTGCAGACTCTGGCCTTGTTCAAAATCCCAATGCGGAAGAGCTTGCTGCCATAGCTCAGTCATCAGCAAAGAGCTTTGAAGTTCTTGTTCAGGCAGAGCCTGTTGTGGGAATGCTTTCCCATTCCACAAAGGGAAGCGCTAAGCATCCTGATGTAGATAAGGTTGTAGAAGCAACTAAAATTGCCAAGGCCGAATCTCCAGACCTTAAGCTTGACGGAGAGTTCCAGCTTGATGCCGCAATCGTTCCTTCTATAGGTAAGTCAAAAGCTCCCGGAAGCGATGTCGCTGGAAAGGCAAATGTACTTGTTTTCCCTGATTTAGATTCAGGAAATATAGGCTATAAGCTTGCTCAGCGCCTTGCTAAAGCAGAAGCCTACGGACCTATAACTCAGGGTATTGCAAAGCCTGTAAACGACCTTTCAAGAGGCTGCTCCGCTGACGATATTGTAGGCGTAGTTGCAATCACTGCTGTTCAGGCAGGTAATTAA